The Gossypium hirsutum isolate 1008001.06 chromosome D02, Gossypium_hirsutum_v2.1, whole genome shotgun sequence region CTACCGAAATTACAATGGAATATCATACAAAATAATAAAGAGGATATAATAGAATCTTATATAAAATAGTTTTTACCTTAACACTCatcatttaaaattgaaaaaagtgaGATAACCAACAGCCTATCTTAAAATTTTGCACATTAAGTCATCTCATAAAAATTTGATCTCATGGAACATcgatcatattttaattaactgTAAtcctataaatttattttttataaaaaaaacactttgaaaATCTATTTTAGAGACAAATATAGATGTATGTTTGGAAACTAAGAAAACATGTTTAACTTCCAGAATCAGTTTACAATACTAAAACATTACTACATTCTTAACTACTACCTTCGAAATTCATATATACTATATTTAATTGCGGTCACTTTGGGATTTTACAAACAACAATAAAAATGATAATACACAGAgagtatgttaaaaataaatcctaattatatagtattcgatcgagtctaaaattttgaattagtcGAGTTGATAAATCTTATTTTAACAATtgaactcaatttgaaaatttttcaaatcaagtaaaaaatatcgaattaaattaaatcaagttaacgaatcctattatttatactatatCCAACCTTCACCTCTAACTCATAAGAAACTTTAgatattatatgtaatattataaaatacttaataaaaaaagaaagttgTAATTTTCAAATGTGATCATTTATTGCTTCTGTAAAAAGAATTTAAAGTTTCAATGCCAaaaatatattctaattaaaatagttaaaatatgcataaaattgTTTAATGTTACAAAAGAATAACAAAAGGTTATTAAATGTTTACAAAAACTTAATCCTGTTAATGtataaatgtattatatataatagtttaattttacTCTCATGAGCACGAGATAAGAATATCGATTGAATAATTAATGTAAATATTCagtttttctagttttttttaatggattttaagttttaaattttaacagATGGATTAAAATTTAacgattctaaaaaaaattttgataaaataaaaatagagagactaaatttaTACAAAATGATAAGTACAAAAGCTATTCAAAAATATTTACCTATAATTTAATGTgggtaaaaaatataattttatttttaataaaatattttttaatgctcaaaattgaataataaaagtataatagtattctaataatgtaataatataattaacaataaaatgtattttaatcaattttaaatattttctaaaacttatgccttttttttctatttcaaatcaGTACTTTAttctaaaaactttttttttctccaagTTGTTTGCTTCTTATCTTTTTGTTTTACCCAGCAGTGATGCTAGCCTCTGGGCTAGCTATCGCCTGCCTTTTTCTCTTGCCCACCATTTAATGCCCTCCACCCGACCCGATGAATCGGATCCGAGTATTGGGTGTTACGTCCTATAACAGCTATAACTTAAACTTTTTTCCTATGTACAAGTTCTTTCTATGAATATGACTAATTCACTTGTGGGTGTACATTGTATGGATTACATATacaattcttaataataaaatttcatcgaTTTCCATTTTATCTATTGCCCTACTATATACATATTGGAAAGCTACTTAATAAATTTATGCTCAAATTTAAGCATGCCACTTAACTTCCTTTGTATGCATAACAATCTATCGTGCCATTTCTTTTTACGAGACCCTGGCGTCGTCCCTCCAGCACATACTTCTTTGCAACTTGAAAAATGAAATAACTTTCATAAGTTCATAAAAACTTATTGAGTTAAACCTTAAATACCTGATTCATTATATCAAGCATGATCGATGTTTTGCATGTCTTTCATGTATAATTTGACTTTCCATTATCCAGTCCGACAGGTACTTCACTAAGATATTCCCTAAAAGATTGTCATTATCCTTTCCTACCTTAAACCTTTATCTTCCTCTCAAGATCTTTAAGGATTGACCTTCCTTTCATATTCCTTAAGCATTCATTCTATTAGGCTTCAGATTCAAGTTTCCAAACTCAAATGGTCGTTTCTTTTCGCTGAGCACACTATACTTGATATCTCTTAAATTTCCATGTCCCTTCTTAAATCTAATCTTTACATGGTCTTTAATCATTTCGTTTACcttatttacaaacttaataTCTTATTTCTTAGTGGCTGACTTTTCCACTACCTTCAAGCAAGGTATACTACGCCTATAACTTAACCGAGAGTTTACCCAAACCTTTCTTACATCAAAATGCCATCTAAATGTGCCTATAACACGCATATCGGATTCACCACCTATTATGGCACTCTCTAGCTTCACTggtcttcttttttttgttattatgcAAGGTTCGTCATTTCATTTACATATGGTGCATTTCCTTCAAAGTTCACTGGGTACTTTGTTTCTTCTACTTGTCCATACATTATATCTTGTACTTACCGTACCTTCAGAGtcctatttttacttttttactttTCCATCAGAGAACCATACATGCCATTCTTTCCTAATTCCTTATACGCCATTCATTCAAAATTTACCATGAAGGCATTCCTtcatttgaatagttacaaaggATTCTTTTGTATTCGCCAGAAGGGCTTTCCTTTATAGAGTTGCCACCAAGGCATCTTATCCTTAGATTATGCCACAAAGACGTTTCTTTTTAGATATAGCCAGGTAGGCTTCCTTTACAGAGAATGCCACAGAGGCTTTCATTTGATAGATATCGCCACAAAGGCGTTTCCTTTTGAAGATTTGCCACAAAGTCGTTCCTTAACAGAGGTTTCCATAAATACTTACTTTTCTGGAGTTTTCCCACAAAGGCATTCTTTAACATTTAGTAGTCACCACAAAGCCTTTCATGTCCAAAGTATTACCACAAAGGCATTCCTTAACATTCAGTACTCGCCACAAAGGTTTTCCTGTCCAGAGTATTGCCACAAAGGTATTCCTTCCCCTAGTTATTTAGGTGATAGGGATTCTCCTAGACTTACAGTTAGTAAGGTTTGACCTTCATTTTCAGAGGACACACAGAGAACCACATTAGGTAATAACCTCCCTTAACTTTCTCCATATGATGTCATAACacaccagttatggtcttacatgatatggtCTTCaatgccatggccatggacttgtcGTTTCAAAGATTTGTATTTTTAGTCCCAACAGATCTCTTTGACAACTCTAGAGACAAACACAGACTTTTCATACTTAGACTCATCTTTCATGAACTCATCATATCTTAACTTACTCATAACAGACATTTAAACATTCAGACACAATAACACCTTTTCATTACCCAAACAAAAGCATTTTTTAACCTTAAGATTTATGTTATCTATTTGTGCAAGTTCATAAGTCTTGTGTTCTTCACCAAAGTCATTACATCATACTTTATTAGTTTTATTCTCACGATTTGGTCACTTAGCCTATAAGCTCTTAAAATGTACATACTACATGCAAGATTCAACTTAGAGACTTGCCTGATGATCTCAAAAGGGCAGCTTAACCTTCACATCCATCATTCAATAGTGTGCTACAACCTCATCTGCCTTAATAAGCAAAAACACTTCATTAAAACACATCTGGTATCCATTATCATCATTTCAAACCCAAACATATCATTGAGCCCTATTTTTCCAAGCAAACTTATAGATCTGTGTTCCTTTGAACGAAAAAGTCATGTCATGTACCTTGATGTGAAGAAAGTCATTAGAAATATCAATAATTTCAGACTCAACTCAGAGCattctttccatcttttttaacCATAGATCTTAATATTTTCAGAGGGAAAATGGAAAGAAGATAACCTCTCATTAACTCAATCAGAGTGTCCTTTTAACTTAACTCAAGCCTTCATGGGAACTTGGTAAACATCACATCAAGACTGAGTGGCCTATCAAAATTTTCCACTTCTAAGAAACTTATCTGATCACTCTTTTAGCCATTAACCCTTTTAGTTCGCATTTGATTAGTTCATAACTAGTACCTCACACATTGGCTAGCATGGGACCACATTGGTCACTGGATGTACTATATCATTGGCGTGGACGCATATCTTAGAACCATTCCTTTCATGATTGCCACTTCAATCTCACTTATCATCGAATCTAACGAGAATCCTTgtctatttattttctatttcagaGTTTGCCCGTTCTATATACTGAAAAGGGATTTTAGGTGAACACTACTTAGCCAATAATACTTCTGTATACTATgtgtcatatttatatatattcttactagTATTCCTTGATACGTCATACGTACTTTTCTTTAGAGTTGGTTGTAAGCTTTGTTCTTTTAGAATATCTTATACTATATTCATACATGAGTTTACCGTGAGTTCCATTCCTTTTGTTCAAAATCTATCAGACCAGGGCATCACTAGCGCACTTAGAAAGTCCTGATACTTAATCGAATCCTAACGTTGAGCACTTGAAACTTACCCTTAGGCCTTAATTTTATAAACAACACTTACATAGTCAAGATTTTGCTAGGCGGGATGTTACATATCAACCctatctttctttcttcttctcattcactcTATGTGCCTTTTCTCTTTTCAGTTTGCAGATCTATTTTATGGGTATCTTTGTTGTTTTCACAAGTTGTGATGAACAGATGATGATGCTTATCATTGTTGAAACACCACCGACCATAGATAGTTTCTTTTAGAAAGTGGAtggctttgtaacacccctaaccagtgtCCGTCGCTGagttagggttacgaggcattaccgatcaaaatacAACTCAGAACCaacattcatttcaattcaagtaccaaataatataatcatTTCAATACTATTCATCTAGtataattttaaaccaaactaacATGCTTCGATACTATAATTCATACTCTACCCAAAttaatattcaaacattataacCTATGAATCATGGAAATCGAATACTTAACTTATAACCAAgtataattcatttcatataccaaTCATATATTAAGACATCCATTCATATAAATCTATTCATTAAATACTTTCCAAAAACACTATTTATAATTACGCATTTCTTCATAttttactaagtcaagccaaaccacatgatttattaaaCATTAATATATACATGACATTAACAACTTCACATAATGGTCAAGtatgaaattttgttttactaaattatgcacattttaccaaaataataactaccaattttatACATAAGAGCCAAATCAAATCATATCATAATTACAATACCGCTTGACTAATAAATATCCAAAATACCTttctatcatttaccaaattcataaatcacatatatggcacattttaaactcaagcatttaacttaacaacttaaccattaattaccaaaatcacgaacaaaacatatcataggcATGTATAAGCATATTTTACCTATTGTTAGCCAAATATAAATACACACCCtttaccatttccaaaatacatatacataatcGATCTTTTAACCATATATTCAATCATAAAATTTATCCTCCGATAATCCAACCAATTTCACAACTCGAATCAAAGCTAATTGTACCATTTATAATCGTACCTAAATGACCATCAAATAAATTacaatatttgtttatattttaccATCACAAACTGTACTTTAACAATCAATATGCAAGTTGTCACACATACATAACTTAACTTATGCGAGCATATGTATTATTTCAAAAACACATCATTTACCACTTTCAAACCTTTACACAAGACAAATTATAAATCCAAAATGAGTTATTTTCATGGTCGATTATACATCATCATTAACACTTCTCATTGCTGAATCTTATAACCAACATCACAAACATACTTAACATGAAACATACCTACAAATTAAGCTTATAAGatgaccgaatatatatataccaacatTAGTATCatgaacaagccattttcgcatggctatatacatatatacaaatttcaaaaccaaacatatcaaaactagcctatacatgccacataaccaaaaactcaaagCTTATATTTACCGAAGcaataaccggatagtgtgatgaggtctcctatgacttccaacccgagcaagtctctgaaactctataaacatagaaaaacacacagagtaagcgttgaaagcttagtaagccataagcaaataaatcatcccaatgatatttataattcacTTTAACTAGGCCGAATTTAGCAAATCTCAACCATTTCAATCtcatttatcaattcaaaattcaaattaacTACCATACATCAAAGTCATATTACACATGCTTCATAATTCCACTGTTTGAACCATATATACTcctcattcaaatatatatcaCATTCGGTCATACAAAACACATAACCAACAAatcaaaacatgtttatttaactctttcacatatacataacatatttaataatttaaccttatcaataacatttatctaatcaTCTTTCAAACCAAACTAGCATACCTCAAAACCatgtttcatatttcataaatcCCATGTTCGAAACATAGGACCACAATTTCATGGTACTCCAACTCTTGAATATAATTAAGCTTATTTCATTACAATTTCATATCACAATGttcatttatatacattcatttcattcattgtcatgtatttcacatatcgtCATTTGAAGCATACTCACTTTTCATTCTTGAATATCATATACACTTTgtacgtacctgaatcagatatactttcacatagtcattcattacttgatattgcccgttgaaccgttcagaatcaataaggatactcggatagctcggaagctcttacaatgccaacgtcccagacgtgatcttacatgtaatcaaatatcgatgccactgtcgcagacagggtcttacaggaaatcatatacgatgctgATATCTCAGACATgttcttacacgtaaatctcaaatcgatgctaacgtcccaaacgtggtcctACACGATAActcatatcggaatcctatgtcatgacacgtgtatcctaactattcctatggttcgtatggggctttcggacgtcataaTTCGTTCGTTTCAAGCTAGTAGTTACTTCTACTATACTTATATTAATTCGGCATACACATATATagttactaaaattcaatttggcaaaattaaatacattttcatataaatttaacaacaattattcacttatgaacttaccttgtacggaCACGAATGAACTAAACGACtattcgaaaattttttattttccccaatccaaatccgatctccttttttcttgatctaataaattcaaatttgccttgtttaataacatattcattcaattttatccaaaaatacataatttgggcattttgcattttagcccctaacatttcacattttcacaatttagcccctatttcaaaataacacaaattactcaaaatttcaacaaACCCATGTTAGGCCAAATTTACCTTAGGTCCTTAGCaaccatttattcaatttatttcataatttgacCCTTcaaaaaatttcacaatttaatccttaatacacttttttatcaaaaatcatttaattaaacatattaatctatcaacaaatatttattttccatcatcaactatcaaaatactcatgcattcaacaatggcaagattcaaatactttaacagttttgaaatcggagatacgggctagctagattaagctgcaacgatatcaaaaacgtagaaataatttaaaacgaAGCTAAAATCATACCTATTTGAGCAATGAGAGCTTGGTCGAATGTTAAAGTCAACAATGGCTTTCTTCTCCTTGAATTTTCAGTGAAGATGAATAGTGGAAGATGACAatacattttgttttattttaatttaacattatttactaatttacctaactaccattaataatattaataattacacCATGTGCCAtcccactatcatccactatctcAAAAATGGGATAATTACCAGttaaggaccttcactttaaggttccatagctaatagacacctttaactataagaacacaacttttacactttacgcgattaagtctttttttttaaaaaaaattgagcacacaaacgataaaattttcacacgaaaatttcacacatataaatcaACATGTtgtagacaccaaaaataatattaaaatatttttctgactcagattaatggtcccaaaaccactatacgactagggtctaaaccgggctattacagGCTTTTCATTGActtcttaatctgtttctgttttaagagtatttcagaataataaatgatttcataaGTCGATTTAGACccatgttgtcttaagttttatatgttttttcctttatttaataagtattcacttttagaagtttttttggtaaattacaaGAGAAAGGCAAAACGCTAACATCAACTCGACTAGAGGGACTCGAACCTAAGTCACACTTGGGGCGGTGAACACCTTGGCTATCAGGCCAACACACAGAGTTCcacttttagaattttttgtctacTCTTGTTGTACGCTTTTTAGTCTTATGCATACAATCTTGCTTTTGTGAGTGATTTTAGGGCTAGTTGTtgtcctctctagtttggtggaTGCTCGATTCTTTTGTCAATTTATGTTCACCGTTTTCAGCCATTCGAGGCCTAATTTCCTTAttgtattaagtgcttgcaatcactccaaATATGTTGTACTTGAGTTGTGATAGAGCCAATTGTCAACGTGctataatgttctattgatgctgaGGCTGAAGcttttgttgtgttgatggagctTGTCCTTTTACCACCTACAACGAGTGTTGTTTTCCCCCCGAATTATATGATCtcatttattgaataaattaataaatttcccTTAAAAAAAGTACTTTATTGTTTTTTACTTGATTAGTTAATGaaaatacaataatttaaaaggtaaGTATTTGATACATCGCTTATGAAGTTTATTAGACACCACAAGTGGGTTGAAGGAGTAACAAgtgtcacatttatttatatatttattattttctttcttattacaCTCTATAAGACACTTGTTACACCCTAAACTTGCTTGAGAAGCTTAAAGCCCTTCATAGGCAGTGTCTGAAATCATTTTCCTAATTTAAATATATAGTAATTCATTATgataaattttcttatcaaataaacttatttaataaaatatttcaataaaattaaaattctcatttataaatatgataaatcttataaataataaaatatatataatggtaaaataatagtaaaatgtaCAACGAGGCTATATTGGTAACTTCAAAAGTTTCTCTAAATTcgttatcaatttaatttaagaCAATAACTCAATCGACAGTATTATctatttagaaataaattttatataaaaaattcatataaaataatGAAGCTTTGAagtaaagtttaaaaattaagatGTTTCAGATCTTGGATTTAAATTGCATCATTAACATATATTTCTAATTAAGttgtatattattaatttaaaaataccgtataataatatttaatatttctttacaaatattaaaatttttggtaGACTTTTCTAAGGTATAGCAGTCAGGGCCGGATCCCTACGGCCAAAATTTTaggtaatttaaattttttttctgaaattttagaaaattttaattacacctcttaaatctttaaaattgtcattaatttcataaaaattttaattaaaccctcaaatttttttagaaaatatcatTATACtcctaaaatttttacaaatttacccgaACTTAAACTCGCATAGCTTCAACAAATCATATCCGACTTTCCTAAAATCGGAAGGTCTGTCCCTGTCTTCAATCttaacaatttcattttcatggcCACGCCATTGATGCTCCTAGTTTTATTATTGGCTTTTTCCTGTCCACCTTCCTCTTCATCTTCTGATGCGCTATGTGCGGGTTCATCTCTCTCAGTGGAGAAAAAAGGCGATGTGTTGGTTTCACCCAGTGGCACTTTCAGTGCTGGTTTCCACCCTGTTGGCAACAATGCTTATTCCTTTTCCATATGGTTCAACAAACCATCCTGCAATGCTACTGCTAGCAATTGCACCATAGTTTGGATGGCCAATCGGGATCAACTAGTCAATGGTAGAGGCTCAAAGCTTTCCCTATCGACATCAGGTAACCTTGTTTTAAAAGATGCGGGTCAGATCCTTGTTTGGGAAACGAGAACTGCCTCAAAATCCCTTCCCAAGTTAAAACTTGATGATGGCGGCAATCTCATCCTGTCTAGCTTGGAAGGCCATATATTGTGGCAAAGCTATGATTCACCCACGGATACTCTGCTTCCTCTTCAACCATTCAATGAGAGCTCGAAGCTCATATCATCAAGAAGCCAAGGAAGCTACTCATCGGGTTATTTTCAGCTTTATTTTGATACTGATAATGTTCTCTGCCTTGTTTACAAAGGTCCTGAGTTTTCAAGCGTTTATTGGCCTAGTCCATGGCTTTTGAGATGGGAAGCTGGAAGATCCACGTTCAATAATAGCAAAATTGCAGTCTTGGATACTTTGGGCAAGTTTACATCAACTGATAATTTTACTTTCTTGTCGGCTGATTATGGCTCAAAGGTTTCAAGACTGTTGAAGGTGGATTTTGATGGCAATATTCGACTGTATAGTctaaaagaaaatggagaaactTGGGTTGTTTCATGGCAAGCCTTCCCTCAACCATGTATGGTTCATGGATGCTGTGGACCGAACAGCATTTGCATTTATTCTCCTAATTTTGGAAGGAAATGTGATTGCATTCCAGGATATAAAATGAAGAATAATTCTGATTGGTCTCTTGGATGTGAACCAAAATTTCTTCTTCCTTGTAACCGACCTGATCAGGTTGGTTTCCTGAAACTCCGCCATGTTGAATTCTATGGCTATGATCTGGACATGTTTCCTAATGTCACTTTAGAGGATTGTAAGAATAAGTGCTCGAAGTTGTGTGATTGCAAAGGTTTTCAGTTCAGATTTATTAAAGTTCATGAACCAGCTGGTACATATTGCTATCCCAAGACACAATTGTTGAATGGACATCGCCCGCCAAATTTTATTGCTGATTTCTACTTGAAAGTGCCCAAGGCTACTCTCTCCTTGTACAATAACGCTACCGTTCAACATTCAAAGTTACAATGTTCCAACAAAGTGCAGACCCTGGAACGAACGTATTCCAAAAAGCCTGAAAATGAGCCGCTGAAATTTGCACTTTGGGCGGTATGTTCAGTCGGAGGGCTGGAGTTTGTTGTTTTCTTGGTATGGTGTTTCTTGATTAGAAACAATGACGACACAAGCCCAATGGCAGGCAAGCTTCTTGCTGCCACAGGCTTCAGAAAATTCACCTACGCAGAGCTGAAAAAGGCGACAAATAGCTTCTCCCAAGAGATTGGAAGAGGTGGAGGAGGAATTGTCTTCAAAGCCACTCTCTCCGATGGTCGAGTTGCGGCAATCAAAACACTCACTGATGCTAACCAAGGGGAAGCTGAATTCCTAGCAGAAGTGAACACCATTGGAAAGCTTAATCACATGAACCTGATAGAGATGTGGGGCCTCTGTACAGAGGGAAAACATAGGCTTCTGGTGTATGAGTACATGGAACATGGATCATTGGCCAAAAATCTCTCTTTAAAAGCACTCGATTGGAAAAAAAGATTCGATATTGCTGTGGGAACCGCAAGAGGCTTAGCTTATTTACATGAAGAATGTTTGGAATGGGTTCTCCATTGTGATATAAAACCTCATAACATTCTCATAGACTCTAAATTCCAGCCTAAAGTGTCAGATTTTGGCCTGTCTTGGCTTCTAAATAGAGGCGATGTTAAGCGTTCAAACATCTCGAGGATCCGGGGAACTAGGGGTTACATGGCACCTGAGTGGGTGTCAAATTTGCCCATCACCTCTAAAGTTGATGTCTATAGCTATGGGATAGTTTTATTGGAGTTAGTGACAGGAAGAAGCCCTGCAATGGGAACCGCAGTGACAGATGATGGAAGTCCAAAAGAGAAAACAACGCTGGCAGCATGGGGGAGAGAGAACATGGCAAGTGCCGGAGAGACCGAAACATGGAAGCATGAGATAATCGATCCCAAGCTGGAAGGGATATACGATGAGGCTGAGGTGCTAAATCTGATTACTGTGGCTCTGCAATGCGTTCAGGAAGATAAAGACGCGAGACCAACGATGAGTGAAGTAGTTGAGATGCTACTTCGTAATGAAAACCATTGAAGGCCAAAGTGTCTCCACTAGATATTAATTATCATTATGTAATGTTGTCTTTTTAGTAAGTATTTATTAGTAAATAGGAT contains the following coding sequences:
- the LOC107910302 gene encoding putative receptor protein kinase ZmPK1, whose translation is MATPLMLLVLLLAFSCPPSSSSSDALCAGSSLSVEKKGDVLVSPSGTFSAGFHPVGNNAYSFSIWFNKPSCNATASNCTIVWMANRDQLVNGRGSKLSLSTSGNLVLKDAGQILVWETRTASKSLPKLKLDDGGNLILSSLEGHILWQSYDSPTDTLLPLQPFNESSKLISSRSQGSYSSGYFQLYFDTDNVLCLVYKGPEFSSVYWPSPWLLRWEAGRSTFNNSKIAVLDTLGKFTSTDNFTFLSADYGSKVSRLLKVDFDGNIRLYSLKENGETWVVSWQAFPQPCMVHGCCGPNSICIYSPNFGRKCDCIPGYKMKNNSDWSLGCEPKFLLPCNRPDQVGFLKLRHVEFYGYDLDMFPNVTLEDCKNKCSKLCDCKGFQFRFIKVHEPAGTYCYPKTQLLNGHRPPNFIADFYLKVPKATLSLYNNATVQHSKLQCSNKVQTLERTYSKKPENEPLKFALWAVCSVGGLEFVVFLVWCFLIRNNDDTSPMAGKLLAATGFRKFTYAELKKATNSFSQEIGRGGGGIVFKATLSDGRVAAIKTLTDANQGEAEFLAEVNTIGKLNHMNLIEMWGLCTEGKHRLLVYEYMEHGSLAKNLSLKALDWKKRFDIAVGTARGLAYLHEECLEWVLHCDIKPHNILIDSKFQPKVSDFGLSWLLNRGDVKRSNISRIRGTRGYMAPEWVSNLPITSKVDVYSYGIVLLELVTGRSPAMGTAVTDDGSPKEKTTLAAWGRENMASAGETETWKHEIIDPKLEGIYDEAEVLNLITVALQCVQEDKDARPTMSEVVEMLLRNENH